In the Oryzias latipes chromosome 9, ASM223467v1 genome, one interval contains:
- the LOC101162218 gene encoding endoplasmic reticulum aminopeptidase 2 isoform X1 — protein sequence MASIKLLELLLCSFFLVGCHSSQSSQQVSSAPHPKGEPSPLGEDNLSFPWSRLRLPRYIIPLHYHLVLQPNLTTLRFTGSVQIQIDVQNNSNWVVLHSKDLQISKATILDHNFAHLTDQVLPVLHNPSHEQIGIFSPRVLSSGQKYFLYIEFGAEFAEGFYGFYKSTYKTSKGETRTLASTHFEPTSARMAFPCFDEPSFKANFSIQIRRSPQYISLSNMPIVKTVELHGGLLEDHFAPSVKMSTYLVAFVICDFKSVTATTASGIKVSIYAAPEKWEQTHYALEVAVKMLDFYEEYFNIPYPLPKQGLTFAFVCFFLFSSPVLAITHILFMSDLIAIPDFQSGAMENWGLTTYRETSLLYDPLTSSVSDKLWVTMVIGHELAHQWFGNLVTMKWWNDIWLNEGFARYMEYISVEATYPNLKVEEYLLHTCFAAIGHDSLNSSRPISSPAENPTQIKEMFDTVSYDKGACVLHMLRHFLTDEVFQSGIVRYLRKYSFGNAQNQDLWDSLANTCSEEEFISGKHCYNRDQSNKNAYLFAGEHLDLTAIMNTWTLQKGIPLVTVTRKGPLLLLRQHRFLKTVLPSDPQWSSLQQGFLWHIPLTYRTDASSIIHRHLMTSTSDSIHIGEEASWVKINSDMTGYYVVHYEDDGWDVMAKLMRENHTALSYKDRTHLIHNAFQLVSAGHLSLNKAMDLIGYLQLEKHTVPLLEGLGYLEAFYNLIEKIDELELTKDLGRYILYFFRAVIDQQTWSDSGSVSERRLRSEVLSLACHLDYPPCLERANQHFQEWLQSNGTLNLPTDVAETVYSVGAQHDHGWNSLLDTYKISLSEAQKNKILQALTSSRDTGKLLRLLQLGLEGKVIRSQDLSSLILMVARNPKGHYLAWNFVKKNWDELVEKLQLGSFCIRHILIGTTGQFSSPDDLTEVQLFFESIKEQASQLRATQIALDNMKKNIRWIQRNLETLRKWLNEQIK from the exons ATGGCCTCGATAAAGCTGTTGGAGCTCTTGCTATGCAGTTTCTTCCTGGTTGGGTGTCACTCCTCCCAGAGTTCACAGCAGGTGTCAAGTGCACCTCATCCCAAAGGGGAGCCATCTCCTCTGGGGGAGGATAACTTGTCCTTTCCCTGGAGCCGTCTTCGTCTGCCCAG GTACATCATTCCTCTTCACTATCATCTCGTCCTGCAGCCCAACCTGACAACTCTCCGTTTCACTGGTTCAGTCCAGATCCAGATTGACGTCCAGAACAATTCAAATTGGGTTGTGTTGCATAGCAAGGATTTACAGATTTCCAAAGCCACCATCTTGGACCACAACTTTGCTCATCTAACAGACCAG GTCCTCCCAGTTCTTCATAACCCTTCCCATGAGCAGATTGGAATTTTTTCCCCCAGGGTGCTCAGCAGCGGGCAGAAGTATTTTCTGTATATTGAATTTGGGGCAGAATTTGCTGAGGGGTTCTATGGCTTTTATAAAAGCACATATAAGACCAGTAAAGGAGAAACCCG aaCTTTAGCTTCAACCCACTTTGAGCCCACAAGTGCCCGAATGGCATTCCCGTGTTTCGACGAGCCAAGCTTCAAAGCCAATTTCTCCATTCAAATAAGGAGGAGTCCACAATAcatttctctttccaacatgcCGATA GTGAAGACAGTGGAACTACACGGTGGCCTGCTCGAAGATCACTTTGCTCCAAGTGTAAAAATGAGCACCTACCTCGTGGCCTTCGTCATTTGTGATTTCAAATCAGTCACAGCAACAACTGCATCAGGAATAAAG GTGTCCATCTATGCTGCCCCTGAGAAGTGGGAGCAAACCCACTATGCCCTGGAGGTTGCTGTCAAAATGTTAGATTTCTATGAGGAGTATTTTAATATTCCCTATCCTTTACCCAAACAAGGTTTgacatttgcttttgtttgttttttccttttttcttctccagTCCTCGCTATAACCCATATTTTGTTTATGTCAGATCTTATTGCTATCCCAGACTTCCAGTCTGGAGCAATGGAAAACTGGGGGCTAACAACCTACAGAGAAACCAGCCTTCTCTATGATCCCCTCACCTCCTCAGTCTCTGATAAACTTTGGGTTACTATGGTGATTGGCCATGAGCTTGCCCATCAG TGGTTTGGTAACTTAGTAACGATGAAGTGGTGGAATGACATCTGGCTGAATGAGGGATTTGCCAGGTATATGGAATACATTTCGGTGGAGGCCACGTATCCCAACTTGAAAGTG GAGGAGTATCTGCTGCACACTTGTTTTGCAGCCATTGGACACGACTCCTTAAACTCCTCCCGGCCGATATCAAGCCCTGCAGAGAACCCCACCCAGATCAAGGAAATGTTTGACACAGTTTCCTATGACAAG GGAGCATGTGTCCTTCACATGCTGAGACATTTTTTGACAGATGAGGTGTTTCAGAGCGGGATAGTGCGATATCTCCGCAAGTACAGCTTTGGAAATGCTCAAAATCAGGATCTGTGGGACAGTCTGGCTAAT ACATGCTCAGAGGAGGAGTTCATCTCAGGAAAACACTGTTACAACCGAGACCAGAGCAACAAGAATGCA TACCTGTTTGCAGGGGAACATCTGGACCTGACAGCCATAATGAACACCTGGACCCTGCAGAAAGGTATTCCTCTGGTAACTGTGACCAGGAAGGGCCCTCTACTGCTGCTCagacaacacaggtttttgaagaCAGTGCTGCCTTCTGACCCTCAGTGGTCATCGTTGCAGCAGGG TTTCCTGTGGCACATACCTCTGACATACAGGACCGATGCTTCAAGCATCATTCACAGACACTTGATGACATCAACTTCAg ACAGCATACACATAGGAGAGGAGGCCAGCTGGGTGAAGATAAACTCTGACATGACGGGCTATTATGTGGTTCATTATGAGGATGATGGCTGGGATGTAATGGCTAAACTGATGAGAGAAAACCACACAGCTCTGAGCTACAAAGACAGGACTCACCTGATCCACAACGCATTTCAATTAGTCTC GGCAGGCCATCTGTCACTCAACAAAGCCATGGACTTAATTGGTTATCTTCAACTGGAGAAACACACAGTTCCCCTCCTTGAAGGACTGGGCTACCTGGAGGCCTTTTATAACCTAATAGAGAAAATTGATGAGCTTGAATTGACAAAAGATCTGGGG agGTACATCCTGTACTTTTTCCGTGCTGTCATTGACCAGCAAACATGGAGCGACAGCGGCTCTGTGTCAGAGCGACGGCTCAGGTCGGAGGTGCTGTCACTGGCGTGTCACTTGGATTACCCCCCCTGTCTGGAACGGGCAAATCAGCACTTTCAAGAATGGCTTCAATCAAATGGAACACTCAA CCTTCCCACAGATGTGGCCGAGACTGTGTACTCAGTGGGAGCTCAGCACGACCATGGCTGGAACTCACTCTTGGACACTTACAAGATTTCCCTCTCTGAAGCCCAAAAAAACAAGATCCTGCAAGCATTAACCAGCAGCAGAGACACTGGGAAACTCCTAAG ACTGCTGCAGCTGGGTCTGGAGGGGAAAGTAATCCGCTCACAGGACCTGTCCAGTCTGATTCTGATGGTGGCCAGGAACCCGAAGGGACACTACCTTGCATGGAACTTTGTCAAAAAGAACTGGGACGAACTTGTTGAAAA gCTCCAGTTGGGTTCATTTTGCATCAGACACATCCTTATTGGGACCACTGGACAGTTTTCTTCTCCAGATGATCTCACCGAG GTGCAGCTGTTTTTTGAGTCTATCAAAGAACAGGCGTCTCAGCTGAGAGCCACACAGATTGCTTTGGAcaatatgaagaaaaatattCGCTGGATTCAGAGGAACTTGGAAACTCTCAGAAAGTGGCTGAACGAGCAGATAAAATGA
- the rgmb gene encoding RGM domain family member B: MGRAGCRCRGAERLASPSMVRRFRPSLLLLLLLLVLSYGTYMGHCQVASPQCRIQKCTTDFVSLTSHLTPAVDGFHTEFCKALRAYSACTQKTAKSCRGDLVFHSAVLGISDLMSQRNCSKDGPTSTSHPEIHAEPCNYHSRSQQAHIHSHLHAHTHSHAHNSGHSRPGYLFCGLFGDPHLRTFKDSFQTCKVEGAWPLIDNDYLSVQVTNVPVVPGSSATATNKITIIFKPYEGCTDQRVYQAVTDNLPAAFDDGTVSSGDPIHTSVSAEGAARKVRALWISERSPGRHVELHAGYIGVTVIVRQLGRYLTLAVRIPEEMAQAYDATQDLQLCLNGCPSSERIDQGGHLPLPRSPPALGLQLQQLRRPSYSSQTQPHPFGVNQVFGLEGAKERCKEQLKVPDIYFHSCVFDLLTTGDVNFTVAASCAQKDMESLHPHRDRWRIYPHGSAGSNLQSKYHSVGQLALLLLTAVLIL, encoded by the exons GTCACTGCCAGGTGGCATCTCCTCAGTGTCGAATCCAAAAGTGCACCACCGACTTTGTCTCCCTGACCTCCCACCTGACCCCTGCTGTGGATGGCTTTCACACCGAGTTTTGCAAGGCTCTACGCGCTTACTCCGCCTGCACACAGAAGACAGCCAAGTCCTGCCGGGGCGACCTGGTCTTCCACTCGGCTGTGCTCGGCATCTCGGACCTCATGAGCCAGAGGAACTGCTCCAAAGACGGCCCCACTTCCACCTCTCACCCTGAGATCCATGCGGAGCCCTGCAACTACCACAGTCGCAGCCAGCAGGCGCACATCCACTCCCACCTCCATGCGCACACGCACTCCCACGCTCACAACAGCGGCCACTCTCGGCCCGGGTACCTGTTTTGTGGACTTTTTGGAGACCCACATCTTAGAACATTTAAGGACAGCTTCCAGACCTGTAAGGTTGAAGGGGCGTGGCCACTTATTGACAATGACTACCTTTCAGTGCAGGTCACTAATGTGCCTGTGGTTCCTGGCTCAAGTGCCACAGCAACCAACAAG ATCACCATCATCTTTAAGCCTTACGAGGGCTGCACAGATCAGAGGGTCTATCAGGCGGTCACCGACAACCTCCCCGCAGCCTTTGACGATGGGACTGTGAGCAGTGGAGACCCCATCCACACCTCTGTTAGTGCAGAGGGTGCGGCCAGGAAGGTCCGGGCTTTGTGGATCTCTGAGCGCAGCCCGGGGCGCCACGTGGAGCTGCACGCTGGCTACATCGGTGTAACTGTGATTGTTCGCCAGCTGGGACGCTACCTGACGCTAGCAGTGCGGATCCCAGAGGAGATGGCTCAGGCCTATGACGCCACCCAAGACCTTCAACTCTGTCTGAATGGCTGCCCTAGCAGTGAACGCATTGACCAGGGGGGGCATCTTCCCTTGCCACGGTCTCCCCCAGCACTTGGCTTGCAGCTTCAGCAGCTACGTCGGCCTAGTTACTCCTCACAGACGCAACCACATCCCTTTGGTGTCAATCAAGTTTTCGGATTGGAGGGGGCGAAGGAGCGTTGTAAGGAGCAACTGAAAGTGCCAGACATTTACTTCCACTCTTGTGTGTTTGATCTCCTGACTACCGGGGATGTGAACTTCACAGTAGCAGCATCCTGTGCTCAGAAGGACATGGAGAGCCTCCACCCACACCGGGACAGGTGGAGAATCTACCCCCATGGCTCAGCAGGGAGCAACTTACAATCCAAGTATCATTCTGTCGGCCAGCTTGCCCTGCTCTTGCTGACTGCAGTTTTAATACTCTGA
- the LOC101162218 gene encoding endoplasmic reticulum aminopeptidase 2 isoform X2, which translates to MASIKLLELLLCSFFLVGCHSSQSSQQVSSAPHPKGEPSPLGEDNLSFPWSRLRLPRYIIPLHYHLVLQPNLTTLRFTGSVQIQIDVQNNSNWVVLHSKDLQISKATILDHNFAHLTDQVLPVLHNPSHEQIGIFSPRVLSSGQKYFLYIEFGAEFAEGFYGFYKSTYKTSKGETRTLASTHFEPTSARMAFPCFDEPSFKANFSIQIRRSPQYISLSNMPIVKTVELHGGLLEDHFAPSVKMSTYLVAFVICDFKSVTATTASGIKVSIYAAPEKWEQTHYALEVAVKMLDFYEEYFNIPYPLPKQDLIAIPDFQSGAMENWGLTTYRETSLLYDPLTSSVSDKLWVTMVIGHELAHQWFGNLVTMKWWNDIWLNEGFARYMEYISVEATYPNLKVEEYLLHTCFAAIGHDSLNSSRPISSPAENPTQIKEMFDTVSYDKGACVLHMLRHFLTDEVFQSGIVRYLRKYSFGNAQNQDLWDSLANTCSEEEFISGKHCYNRDQSNKNAYLFAGEHLDLTAIMNTWTLQKGIPLVTVTRKGPLLLLRQHRFLKTVLPSDPQWSSLQQGFLWHIPLTYRTDASSIIHRHLMTSTSDSIHIGEEASWVKINSDMTGYYVVHYEDDGWDVMAKLMRENHTALSYKDRTHLIHNAFQLVSAGHLSLNKAMDLIGYLQLEKHTVPLLEGLGYLEAFYNLIEKIDELELTKDLGRYILYFFRAVIDQQTWSDSGSVSERRLRSEVLSLACHLDYPPCLERANQHFQEWLQSNGTLNLPTDVAETVYSVGAQHDHGWNSLLDTYKISLSEAQKNKILQALTSSRDTGKLLRLLQLGLEGKVIRSQDLSSLILMVARNPKGHYLAWNFVKKNWDELVEKLQLGSFCIRHILIGTTGQFSSPDDLTEVQLFFESIKEQASQLRATQIALDNMKKNIRWIQRNLETLRKWLNEQIK; encoded by the exons ATGGCCTCGATAAAGCTGTTGGAGCTCTTGCTATGCAGTTTCTTCCTGGTTGGGTGTCACTCCTCCCAGAGTTCACAGCAGGTGTCAAGTGCACCTCATCCCAAAGGGGAGCCATCTCCTCTGGGGGAGGATAACTTGTCCTTTCCCTGGAGCCGTCTTCGTCTGCCCAG GTACATCATTCCTCTTCACTATCATCTCGTCCTGCAGCCCAACCTGACAACTCTCCGTTTCACTGGTTCAGTCCAGATCCAGATTGACGTCCAGAACAATTCAAATTGGGTTGTGTTGCATAGCAAGGATTTACAGATTTCCAAAGCCACCATCTTGGACCACAACTTTGCTCATCTAACAGACCAG GTCCTCCCAGTTCTTCATAACCCTTCCCATGAGCAGATTGGAATTTTTTCCCCCAGGGTGCTCAGCAGCGGGCAGAAGTATTTTCTGTATATTGAATTTGGGGCAGAATTTGCTGAGGGGTTCTATGGCTTTTATAAAAGCACATATAAGACCAGTAAAGGAGAAACCCG aaCTTTAGCTTCAACCCACTTTGAGCCCACAAGTGCCCGAATGGCATTCCCGTGTTTCGACGAGCCAAGCTTCAAAGCCAATTTCTCCATTCAAATAAGGAGGAGTCCACAATAcatttctctttccaacatgcCGATA GTGAAGACAGTGGAACTACACGGTGGCCTGCTCGAAGATCACTTTGCTCCAAGTGTAAAAATGAGCACCTACCTCGTGGCCTTCGTCATTTGTGATTTCAAATCAGTCACAGCAACAACTGCATCAGGAATAAAG GTGTCCATCTATGCTGCCCCTGAGAAGTGGGAGCAAACCCACTATGCCCTGGAGGTTGCTGTCAAAATGTTAGATTTCTATGAGGAGTATTTTAATATTCCCTATCCTTTACCCAAACAAG ATCTTATTGCTATCCCAGACTTCCAGTCTGGAGCAATGGAAAACTGGGGGCTAACAACCTACAGAGAAACCAGCCTTCTCTATGATCCCCTCACCTCCTCAGTCTCTGATAAACTTTGGGTTACTATGGTGATTGGCCATGAGCTTGCCCATCAG TGGTTTGGTAACTTAGTAACGATGAAGTGGTGGAATGACATCTGGCTGAATGAGGGATTTGCCAGGTATATGGAATACATTTCGGTGGAGGCCACGTATCCCAACTTGAAAGTG GAGGAGTATCTGCTGCACACTTGTTTTGCAGCCATTGGACACGACTCCTTAAACTCCTCCCGGCCGATATCAAGCCCTGCAGAGAACCCCACCCAGATCAAGGAAATGTTTGACACAGTTTCCTATGACAAG GGAGCATGTGTCCTTCACATGCTGAGACATTTTTTGACAGATGAGGTGTTTCAGAGCGGGATAGTGCGATATCTCCGCAAGTACAGCTTTGGAAATGCTCAAAATCAGGATCTGTGGGACAGTCTGGCTAAT ACATGCTCAGAGGAGGAGTTCATCTCAGGAAAACACTGTTACAACCGAGACCAGAGCAACAAGAATGCA TACCTGTTTGCAGGGGAACATCTGGACCTGACAGCCATAATGAACACCTGGACCCTGCAGAAAGGTATTCCTCTGGTAACTGTGACCAGGAAGGGCCCTCTACTGCTGCTCagacaacacaggtttttgaagaCAGTGCTGCCTTCTGACCCTCAGTGGTCATCGTTGCAGCAGGG TTTCCTGTGGCACATACCTCTGACATACAGGACCGATGCTTCAAGCATCATTCACAGACACTTGATGACATCAACTTCAg ACAGCATACACATAGGAGAGGAGGCCAGCTGGGTGAAGATAAACTCTGACATGACGGGCTATTATGTGGTTCATTATGAGGATGATGGCTGGGATGTAATGGCTAAACTGATGAGAGAAAACCACACAGCTCTGAGCTACAAAGACAGGACTCACCTGATCCACAACGCATTTCAATTAGTCTC GGCAGGCCATCTGTCACTCAACAAAGCCATGGACTTAATTGGTTATCTTCAACTGGAGAAACACACAGTTCCCCTCCTTGAAGGACTGGGCTACCTGGAGGCCTTTTATAACCTAATAGAGAAAATTGATGAGCTTGAATTGACAAAAGATCTGGGG agGTACATCCTGTACTTTTTCCGTGCTGTCATTGACCAGCAAACATGGAGCGACAGCGGCTCTGTGTCAGAGCGACGGCTCAGGTCGGAGGTGCTGTCACTGGCGTGTCACTTGGATTACCCCCCCTGTCTGGAACGGGCAAATCAGCACTTTCAAGAATGGCTTCAATCAAATGGAACACTCAA CCTTCCCACAGATGTGGCCGAGACTGTGTACTCAGTGGGAGCTCAGCACGACCATGGCTGGAACTCACTCTTGGACACTTACAAGATTTCCCTCTCTGAAGCCCAAAAAAACAAGATCCTGCAAGCATTAACCAGCAGCAGAGACACTGGGAAACTCCTAAG ACTGCTGCAGCTGGGTCTGGAGGGGAAAGTAATCCGCTCACAGGACCTGTCCAGTCTGATTCTGATGGTGGCCAGGAACCCGAAGGGACACTACCTTGCATGGAACTTTGTCAAAAAGAACTGGGACGAACTTGTTGAAAA gCTCCAGTTGGGTTCATTTTGCATCAGACACATCCTTATTGGGACCACTGGACAGTTTTCTTCTCCAGATGATCTCACCGAG GTGCAGCTGTTTTTTGAGTCTATCAAAGAACAGGCGTCTCAGCTGAGAGCCACACAGATTGCTTTGGAcaatatgaagaaaaatattCGCTGGATTCAGAGGAACTTGGAAACTCTCAGAAAGTGGCTGAACGAGCAGATAAAATGA